Genomic window (Streptomyces cadmiisoli):
GTGTTGCCCCTGGGGTGACTCCGGGACCTGCGGTGCGCGCCGCTGCTCGCCGGGCGGGAGGGCCCTGTTCCGCCGCCTGTTCGACCCCCCGTGACGAGCGTCGCACAGTATGCCGCACGGGTACTCCTTGGCGCTGGAATATGCCCGAAGCGCTTGTTGGGGTGACTGTACGTCAACCATGCTGGTTCGTAAGGGAATCACGTTCCGTGATCCCTGCTCTGGCCGTTGTTCTGGTCATGCTGAAAATGGCTACGATCGTGGCCCTCGTGAGGCGCGAGCCTTGGTGTCCACCGGTTCGGATGGTGTGAGCGGTGCAGGTGCTTCAAGTGCAGCTGGAGATCCGGCCCGACCCCGCGGAAGTGGGGCGCGCCCGGAGATGGGCTCGTTCACGGCTCGCCGGATGTGGCATAGAGGTCGACGAATCGCTCGCCGAGACCCTGATCCTGCTCGTCTCCGAACTGGTCACCAACGCTGTCGTGCACACCGGTTGTCCCGCCGTGCTGAGGCTGTCCCTCGCGCAGTCCGCCGCCGAATCGGCCACGGTCCGTGTCGAGGTGGCCGACGGCAGCGCCCGCGCCCCGGTGCCCCGCTGGGTGGACGGTGACGCGACCGGCGGCCGCGGCCTGGCGCTCGTGGACGGGCTCGCCGACCG
Coding sequences:
- a CDS encoding ATP-binding protein gives rise to the protein MQLEIRPDPAEVGRARRWARSRLAGCGIEVDESLAETLILLVSELVTNAVVHTGCPAVLRLSLAQSAAESATVRVEVADGSARAPVPRWVDGDATGGRGLALVDGLADRWGWSPDGAGKQIWCELDRCAEPRRAAMAYGGGVSGRDGVDGLDGYEGYEGLAYEAV